Part of the Shewanella eurypsychrophilus genome is shown below.
CATTATCTTCAGCATTGAAAACAAATGCCCTACGTTGAACCTTTGAGGTGGGTAAGGTCCCCAAATGTGCCTCAATATTGCGGGTCAGTGACCCACTTACCCCCGTTATTTTAAGGGTGAGGAGTTCACTAGCCATCACCGAGGTTGTACACAGTACATTGCACAACATTAAGAGGCTTAAAAATCTGAGGCGAATAGAAAACAAATGCAAAAATGGCGCTCTAATCTAGTCAATAAGAAATACTGTCTTTATTGTCTCTATATAATTGATTTCTAGCAAGCTGATGATTGTAATTAAATGAAAAAATGGTTACAAAGAGTGCAAATAAAAAATAAAGGACCTCTCTGTGAAAAATAACAACGTTTTTTGGGCTGTGCTTCTTACCCTCTCAACGCTTTCAGCGCCTTTCTCCTGGGCAGATGATAAGCCCATTTCGATTGCAATACACGGTGGTGCAGGCACCATTAAGCCGAGCAGTTTTACGCCTGAAAAGGAGCAGGCTTATCGCGAGAAGTTAAAAGAAGCGGTAGATGCAGGTTACGCCGTTTTAGATAAAGGCGGCTCGAGCCTAAATGCGGTTACATCAGCCATTAATGTTCTCGAGAATTCGCCATTCTTTAATGCGGGTAAAGGTGCGGTATACACGCATAACGAACAGCATGAGATGGATGCATCTATTATGGATGGTCAAACCATGAATGCTGGCGCCGTAGCTGGGGTTAAGCATATCAAGAACCCCATTGATCTGGCGCGTCTGGTCATGGATAAATCGGTTCATGTCATGCTCTATGGTGAAGGCGCCGAGGAGTTTGCACTCACTCAAGGTGTGACCTTAGTTGCTAATGAGAGTTTCGATACTCAACATAGATACGAGGCATTGCAGCGCGCTAAGGCTAAGATGGAAAAAGCCAAATTCGAGAACAAGGATTATCTCGCAGCCCATAGTGAACTCGACACCGAATATAAAGTGGGTACCGTTGGCGCAGTGGCGCTCGATAAACAAGGCAACATCAGCGCGGGGACATCGACCGGTGGAATGACTAACA
Proteins encoded:
- a CDS encoding isoaspartyl peptidase/L-asparaginase family protein, producing MLLTLSTLSAPFSWADDKPISIAIHGGAGTIKPSSFTPEKEQAYREKLKEAVDAGYAVLDKGGSSLNAVTSAINVLENSPFFNAGKGAVYTHNEQHEMDASIMDGQTMNAGAVAGVKHIKNPIDLARLVMDKSVHVMLYGEGAEEFALTQGVTLVANESFDTQHRYEALQRAKAKMEKAKFENKDYLAAHSELDTEYKVGTVGAVALDKQGNISAGTSTGGMTNKRYGRIGDSPIIGAGTYAENGVCAVSATGHGEYFIRYQVAGDICAKVKYQNKSIIQAADEVINQRLITAGGTGGVIAIDHRGNIATPFNTDGMYRATRKNGEEAQVMIWRDK